From Trichoplusia ni isolate ovarian cell line Hi5 chromosome 11, tn1, whole genome shotgun sequence, the proteins below share one genomic window:
- the LOC113499047 gene encoding uncharacterized protein LOC113499047, with the protein MKGLTIAIAVTIFSLVECTPIKFNTPPPIFYEYDDEGDEPKKPDENTLWYQQYPKPGEHPFDEIDLSSMPGLDGQHRRQMLNSHIKTIWSGKIPYRNQGLL; encoded by the exons ATGAAGGGCCTGACTATCGCAATCGCTGTGACTATCTTTAGTCTAGTAGAGTGTACgccaattaaatttaatactccGCCGCCG attttttacGAATACGATGACGAAGGCGACGAACCCAAGAAGCCAG ATGAAAACACTCTTTGGTATCAACAATATCCGAAACCGGGAGAGCATCCCTTCGATGAAATAGACTTGTCATCGATGCCTGGACTTGATGGCCAGCATAGAAGACAGATGCTCAACTCCCACATAAAAAC gaTCTGGTCGGGAAAAATACCATATAGGAACCAAGGTTTATTGTGA
- the LOC113498767 gene encoding orcokinin peptides-like, which translates to MMRGAGGALAVAVAALLVCCSADPHQDQDVSGTDHNSAERYDANEFKQKEDFEDYIRFLMQYENSFADRNGLNGLGGHSMLGRNTNTNGLGGSSLLGRNLGNLGGSSLIGRELRFGGQGRNTHGLGGSTLLGRSTLNGIGGSTLLGRNIEESKRFVDSLGGSNFVRNLDSIGGGNFVRNLDSIGGSNFVKKNLDQLGGPNLVKRNLDSLGGGNFVRNLDSIGGGNFVREIRHTGYMPYLISRRFDYASPYGGKREPWPVAPIEYAGYYGDGLPKRNFDEIDRSGLDTFVKKRNFDEIDRSSMPFPFATKRFYHLYGTNYLDLDTPVSSLDKKRYRQDYPMDEIDLSHLPLGSKRSQDSYPLVPRNLF; encoded by the exons ATGATGCGTGGTGCTGGAGGAGCGTTGGCTGTTGCTGTCGCAGCCCTACTTGTCTGCTGCAGTGCTGATCCCCACCAG GATCAGGATGTAAGTGGCACCGATCACAATTCTGCTGAACGTTACGACGCCAACG aatttaaacaaaaagaagatTTCGAAGATTACATCCGCTTTCTGATGCAATATGAAAACAGTTTCGCGGATCGCAATGGTCTGAATGGTCTCGGAGGCCACTCTATGCTTGGCAGGAACACCAACACCAACGGACTCGGTGGTAGCTCCCTGTTGGGTAGAAACCTTGGCAACCTCGGTGGCAGCTCCTTAATTGGTAGAGAATTAAGGTTTGGAGGCCAAGGCAGGAACACCCATGGATTAGGAGGATCAACTCTCCTGGGCAGGAGCACCCTTAACGGTATTGGTGGTTCTACACTTCTGGGCCGAAACATCGAAGAAAGTAAAAGATTCGTCGACTCCCTTGGCGGCAGCAACTTTGTTCGTAACTTGGATTCTATCGGTGGAGGTAATTTTGTAAGGAACTTGGACTCCATCGGAGGTAGCAACTTCGTGAAGAAGAACCTTGACCAGCTGGGTGGCCCGAACTTAGTCAAGAGGAACCTCGACTCCTTGGGCGGAGGCAACTTCGTGCGTAACCTCGACTCCATCGGAGGGGGGAACTTT GTGCGAGAGATTCGGCACACTGGCTACATGCCGTACCTCATCTCCAGGAGATTCGACTACGCCAG CCCGTACGGCGGCAAGCGCGAGCCCTGGCCGGTGGCTCCCATCGAGTACGCCGGATATTACGGAGATGGCCTCCCTAAGCGCAATTTCGATGAAATCGACCG GTCTGGCCTGGACACGTTCGTGAAGAAGCGCAACTTCGACGAGATCGACCGCTCCTCCATGCCGTTCCCCTTCGCCACGAAGCGCTTCTACCACCTGTACGGAACCAACTACCTAGACCTTGATACCCCTGT TTCGAGCTTGGATAAGAAGAGGTACAGGCAAGACTACCCCATGGACGAGATCGACCTGTCCCACCTGCCCCTCGGCTCCAAGCGGTCTCAGGACAGCTACCCTCTCGTTCCCCGCAATCTATTTTAA
- the LOC113499114 gene encoding gustatory and odorant receptor 22-like yields MTIADHLFDEGINNTLLHHDMRHVQQNKSVYEKTQRDYEQEQRDLLSSQDGDTCEIHDQFYRDHKLLLVLFRALAVMPITRSRPGTITFSWKSTATMYAVCFYIAATVVVLIVGYERIMILRSIRRFDDYIYAILFVIFLVPHFWIPFVGWGVAHQVAIYKTNWGKFQVRYYRVTGENLKFPNLKTTIVIISVGCLLLAVCFLLSLCILLDGFLLRHTTAYYHIITMINMNCALWYINCKGIKIASQSLSECFRRDVEIECSAKLISRYRYLWLNLSELLQSLGNAYARTYSTYCLFMFANITIAVYGALSEIVDHGFGFSFKEMGLFVDAAYCSTLLFIFVDCSHKSTLTVAAGVQDTLLSIDVLAVDRPTQKEIDHFIQAIEMNPAVVSLKGYAHVNRELLTSAISMIAIYLIVLLQFKISLPKDPQIVT; encoded by the exons ATGACGATAGCCGACCATCTGTTCGATGAAGGCATCAACAATACTTTGCTTCATCATGACATGAGACATgtgcaacaaaataaatcagtGTACGAGAAAACTCAGAGGGATTAT GAGCAGGAACAACGTGACTTGCTCTCGTCACAAGATGGCGACACCTGCGAGATTCATGACCAGTTCTACAGGGATCACAAGCTGCTGTTGGTGCTGTTCAGAGCCCTCGCTGTCATGCCTATAACCCGCTCACGACCAG GTACAATCACTTTCAGCTGGAAATCCACAGCCACTATGTATGCCGTATGTTTCTATATCGCAGCGACAGTAGTTGTACTGATAGTGGGTTACGAACGCATCATGATTCTGCGCTCAATCCGACGCTTTGACGACTACATCTATGCGATCCTCTTCGTCATATTCCTTGTTCCACACTTCTGGATTCCGTTTGTAGGATGGGGCGTAGCTCATCAAGTAGCCATATACAAAACCAACTGGGGCAAGTTCCAG GTGAGGTACTACCGTGTCACTGGAGAAAACCTGAAGTTCCCTAACTTAAAGACGACGATTGTCATCATAAGCGTTGGGTGTCTGTTACTGGCGGTCTGTTTCCTCCTAAGCCTGTGTATATTGCTGGATGGATTCCTGTTACGTCACACCACAGCCTATTATCATATTATAACCATGATCAATATGAACTGCGCTCTTTGGTACATCAATTGTAAAGGGATCAAGATTGCCTCGCAAAGTCTTTCCGAATGTTTTCGAAGG GACGTTGAAATAGAGTGTTCAGCTAAACTTATATCTCGATATCGATATCTCTGGCTGAATCTGTCTGAACTGCTGCAGTCTTTGGGAAACGCCTACGCCCGAACCTACTCTACCTATTGCCtgtttat GTTTGCCAACATAACGATTGCTGTGTACGGCGCTCTCTCGGAGATAGTGGACCACGGGTTCGGGTTCAGTTTCAAGGAGATGGGTCTCTTCGTAGACGCCGCGTATTGCTCCACCCTGCTGTTCATATTTGTAGACTGCTCGCACAAGTCAACCCTCACG GTGGCTGCCGGCGTCCAGGACACTTTGCTTTCAATAGACGTGCTAGCAGTGGACAGACCAACACAAAAAGAG attgaTCATTTCATCCAAGCCATCGAGATGAACCCTGCTGTCGTCAGTCTGAAGGGCTACGCACATGTAAACAGGGAACTCCTAACATCG GCAATCAGCATGATAGCAATCTACTTGATCGTTTTGCTGCAGTTCAAGATATCCCTGCCAAAAGATCCTCAAATAGTGACTTAA